One genomic region from Buteo buteo chromosome 12, bButBut1.hap1.1, whole genome shotgun sequence encodes:
- the GNG4 gene encoding guanine nucleotide-binding protein G(I)/G(S)/G(O) subunit gamma-4 isoform X1 has translation MLGRNWQTGVSGRHLTEDARVFLLEARIWERFMWKNKMKELVSNSTTNISQARKAVEQLKMEAYMDRMKVSKAAADLLAYCDAHIAEDPLIIPVPASENPFREKKLFCTIL, from the exons atgctgGGTCGAAATTGGCAGACTGGGGTCTCTGGGAGGCATCTGACAGAGGATGCAAGGGTCTTCCTGTTGGAAGCCAGGATTTGGGAGAGGTTCATGTG gaaaaacaaaatgaaggaaCTAGTGTCAAACAGTACAACCAATATATCTCAAGCCAGGAAAGCTGTGGAGCAGTTAAAAATGGAAGCATACATGGATAGGATGAAG GTATCCAAGGCTGCAGCAGATTTATTGGCATATTGTGATGCTCATATTGCAGAAGATCCCCTTATTATTCCAGTGCCTGCATCTGAAAATCCCTTTAGGGAGAAGAAACTCTTTTGTACTATCCTTTGA
- the GNG4 gene encoding guanine nucleotide-binding protein G(I)/G(S)/G(O) subunit gamma-4 isoform X2 — protein sequence MKELVSNSTTNISQARKAVEQLKMEAYMDRMKVSKAAADLLAYCDAHIAEDPLIIPVPASENPFREKKLFCTIL from the exons atgaaggaaCTAGTGTCAAACAGTACAACCAATATATCTCAAGCCAGGAAAGCTGTGGAGCAGTTAAAAATGGAAGCATACATGGATAGGATGAAG GTATCCAAGGCTGCAGCAGATTTATTGGCATATTGTGATGCTCATATTGCAGAAGATCCCCTTATTATTCCAGTGCCTGCATCTGAAAATCCCTTTAGGGAGAAGAAACTCTTTTGTACTATCCTTTGA